TATGCAAACTGCATTTACAAAAATCTTACGTACActagttccatttaaaaaacCCCGTTAAAGTTGAACCTTCTGCCTATCTCATGGACTGGGTAGCCCTTGCTGGGTCATGTCATGCTGGTAAGACCTGCTGGGATTATATATTGAAAGCCCTGCAAAGAATTGCCGAATCCATGCAATAGGCCTATCCACTATGTGCTTTTCCAGAAGCCATTGTATGACTTAATCTCTAATTACCCCTTcgtgtacacctcttaattagcaccATGGaagtcatataagtaaaacaggtttacaacaaatattttgaaatattcagaGTACcagtataaattttttttatttatccaaGAGAatgtattttgaggtttgtagTACACATTGAAGGGAAAGTAGGTGTCTGACCACATGTGAATGGTGAAGTGCAGTGAGCTATTGAGAATTGGTTAGCATAGTGAATATTTGTTATTATGACGGTCCATCTTGCATGTGACATCCTTAACAACATGGAGTCCTCCTTGAAAAAAGTCCACCTGTAAACCGGGCCATTGGGcactaagtaaaatattcttgaacatagcataaatgaataaaaaataatgaatgaatgaaatttagcatttaattgaaattttcctttttcagattttttcatttcaccCGCAGAGCCTGGAAGAGGTATGTGTTACCttcagattttgtttctttggcagaaacaaaagtattttttgccaaaatataCTATGTAGTGTATGAATGTTTGGCTGTGTCATTTCTTGGCATTGTTCACAAAGGCTAGTTGTAAGGTTAGGCATCCATCCATTTGAAAGATTAGAATAGATTGAAAGCCAGTCATTTAATAAACGTGAATTGACACCGATTACCCGCTGTGCGAGACAGTAAGCTCGACCTAGGTCAAGCCGAATTattaatattcaaaatttaaaattagtaTGCACAAGCTTTAAGCTTGAAATATCTCCTATTTCAAATGTTAGCATCATTACGCCTGTTAGGTCTGCTGCACACTGGAACATTATCCTGAGCAAAGTGTCATTTGAGGCAGGTTgccagcatatacatgtatctctgatgAGATGCAGACTTATGACAGAACTTATAGTTATGCAGTAAACTTTTCAACTACAGATTAAAGCACCATTAACTGTATTTATGTTTCAGGTGTTAAACAGGAAACCACGGTGCTGCTTTTGTATTCCTTTGATTGTACACAGCACAAGAACGTTGTGGAAAGACTGGCCTTTATGCTGAGGCAGACGTTTGACTTCATTGTTCATTTTGACCTGTTTGAGTTGCAACAGATTGACCAGATTAGTCTTCTGATTTGGCTGCAGGAGAAGATAGACATGTCAGACTTCATCATCTTTGTGTGCTCTACAGGAGGAAGGGTGCAGTGCAACCCCAGCATCAAGCGATTGCAGCTGAATGAAAATCATCCTGTTGAGAATTACTTTTGCacagctgttgaaaaagtgacaaatatttGGCGAGAGTTCAAGGTACCACAAGAGAATATCGCTGTGGTAACCATGAGCTACTCCAACAATGGAGATATTCCAGCAAAACTGGATCGTTTTCATAGGTTCAGAATTAAACATCGCAAGGACCTGGCTCCACTTTACTGCTATCTGAAGCATACTGATAAAATGCCCCAGGACTTGCAGTTCTCCGATGATGTTGAGGCTTTCTTTTCTGCACTGCAGGAGGCcaatacatattttgaaaaaaatcctgAGTGGATTTATAAGCTTCTTGACAAAAGTTATGTAGACAATAAAACACCTGCGCCGTCATCAAAACGTAGCAAGAAGGCTGCAGCAGGCCCCAGACTAAACAATGCTGATGTTGATCAGCACTGTATCCAGTCAGACTGGTGCCTGCATCATGATAACAAGATAATAAGCAATCAGTGGAGTAGCCAACCCAATTCCATCCACTCCTCAGAGAGTTCGTGTAGGTATAACATGATCTCCTCCCGTAGCCATGAGTGTTTGAGCAAAAAGTCCATGGTGGAGGACCTAGAGGCAGGTGCGTGTCTTCTTAGCAGTTCACGTTTGCGCCAAGGCGAATTCACGGATTCAGATGACTCTGACGGGGAGGAGACACCGTCCAAGAACATCCCCACATCGGTGGATTTCCACTTTGAGGTCCGTGATTCTTGCAGTGATTCTCCTGGAACTCAAGAGTACACAAGTGACTCGGATAGTTCAGACTTGCTCAAGAATGTGGAAAACATTCATCATGGGCCAAACACAGAGAAAATACGAAAAATTGTAAGCCCTTCTTATAACTATACACCTCGCCCACCCATATGCCCCTGGCAATCTAGGGATAATCATATCAGTTCTATACCAATGGTTTTGCGATCACCTATGGAGATACATTATTGTGATCCAGATAATGCATCTGTTTACCTAGACATGCAAATGTCTGATCATCAGTGTTGACATCTGTGATGAATTCTGATATGAAAGGCATTAATATGTTGGAAATATGAataatgtttaaattatttttgtgcAACTGAGCTTTTTAATTGTTTTCCAGTTTTATTGATAATCTTAAATGAAGAAACAATGTTTCATGAATACTGTTTTGATGTTGTTTGTCTGAAATCTTTTGActggcatgtatacatgttttgattacagTGTGGCCTCACTATAACACGCCTCGATATAGCGCGCAATCGGATATAACGTGACCCAAATCTTATCCCCCAAAAATCTGTGGTGCACTTTCATGTGAGAACAGCTAAAACAGTAAATATACGTAAATCTGTATCATGCACAGACCTCTGTAGATCAGCTCAGGCCTGTGATTACGCGATATGAGGCTAGCATCGGGGGATATGACTCTTAGAATGTTGCTAAAATGCTTGAATCATCAGGTAACAAAAAATCTCATGCCTTTATAGTAACCATTAATATAACTTTGTTCAGTATCAAAATCATGACCTGTAAGATAGAGTGTAGCCAGATATACTGTGGCATTATATACTGGATCCCAGGGTCATTTCATTATAGAGCAAGGTAGCCAATAATGCGCTCAGGAACCTGTCCCCAAAGCGGCGCCCCTTAGCGAGGCTATACTGTTTGTTCAAGGTATGTTGATCCGTATGCTTGAAATTTCAGTGAACGTCTGTATTTACAATGAAAATCATTTGAGTACAATAATGGATTATTGTAAGTCATTTAAgaattgtttgatttgattcGATTCATTTAcagatggagaaaacataaaaattacatgttcaggtgaaagagtgtgaaaactttgttgtaaatgtggtatttgatttcttttaagattttgttttacttttctttaaaagagaaaaagacacttgaaaataatttttgtatggtgggtatttggcaccaacatttgatatatacataataatgGTATAAATGATGACATGACTCAtgttaattaaatatatatgcactaGAATTTGTCTTTTCAGTTACCAAatcaaatgtgttcaacctggattttggtcatatttatatttttgatatattcatgaaatattatcataaatcaggctaaatgcatatgtttggatataaacgacaaatttacattcaaatatatttattagatgtcacaatcttatttagaacattatcatGCAAGGGCGATAAATgccaaaaatataaatgctcccaaatacccaccatattaaaaaaatgtttcagatgCCCTTTTTTTCTTAGTTTCAATTACATTTTGGTACATTTTGACACGCTTTTATCTGATGTTGgcttcatgtttatgttttcttctcctttaagtttgaaatattcatgattttGGCACTTTAGGCAGAGTAACTAACATGACTAAGGTGACTTGCAGGATTCTTGAAAGCAATACTGCAGAGTTCCTTGAAATCTTTGAAAGTACTCGATTTTTTTGAAAAGGATTTCATGACCTTGAAAATACTTAATAAGAAGATCCGTTTGAGACAAAGTCCTTGAAAGTAATGTTAGGTATTTTTTCATATTATGTTCGGAATGGACCATTAAATAAGCTACCAAAATAGTCCTTTCCAGAAAGATCTGGGCAAGTGTTACAGAACATTGAAAGGCAATGAAGAAAACTTTTTTCCATGAATGGGGAGTGGTGGTAATACCGACCTGATTGTAATGTCTGGCGGCATTTATTATTCTGCactttgttaattttaattttcatgtagCAGCATCTCAGCTGTCAAAGTAACAGTGCTAGGCCTATCTTTTACCAgattgtaaatactgtacattttcAGTGGTTGATTCTTTAAAATGATCAATACTATATGTATTAAGGAATGCACAGAATTAATTTTCATCCTTtggtatttgattttttatagATATTCATATTGCTTCAGAGAAATTTTTGCAGTTGTGTTATGTGAATTTCTAGTACCACACAATGGAATCAAAGGAGAAGCAAATAGAAGGGTAGTGCTTAATGGCATGATTAACTCACATtacttatgcatgtatattcacATAGTTCTCTGTTCTTTGATACTGTCCATATGGTTCCAGCTCAAAACACAGTCACTAACGACAACCAAGCTCAATGATTGTACCCACTCTGtttggaaatgtttttgttgtattattttttttattattacaggaTCAgcttgtatgattttttttttattatggttTAGTTGACTTGAATATATTTTGCAATCAGTATATTATGGCTCTGCACAAGTCATTTAATGGTTTTATGCTCTTGCAAGTATTGTTTTCAGACTGCATTAGATGCAGCCTTGTCAGACACATTGTATATTTGACATATCAACAATGAATGTTcatgttatatatgtttatgcatATAAAGAGAAAAGAATATTTTTCGCTAGCTCTTAGTTCAatatacaagttttttttaaactagCTGCAGACAGTAATTAATGAGTATGCAGACTTTTGAAGGATATAAACTTATCAGTATTTGCTATGATACTAAAGTAGTGATATattttacaggtatatgtatgtttaataccAGTTGCTAATCTTCAGATGGTACATTGTATCAAGATGCTGGCTCGtattttcataaaactgacaagatCTAAGTTTACTGGCTACATATGATAATGTACATGATGTACTTCTAAAGTTCTTAACCCACTAATAATCATATCAATGTAGTATGTCAATTTCAGGTGAGAATTTCCCTAGAGGAGGTTTGACTATGCATAAATGTACAAGTTAATGTGAAAAGTTTATTGTGtagttcatgtatgtatatactcaGTATTTTTTACTGCTATAATTTGTaagtatacatatttgtataatCATATATTAATCATATGTAGATAACTGGTTGTGTGACAGTAAGTTGTGCTTTACTttgaaagaaaaagtgaaaaataggCTTTGACTTCTAACTTCACTTGTAAACCCCCAAAATAACATCAATTATTTTATTGTGGTTTTTTGAGGGGGGAGGCGGGGGGTGGATTGTTGTTTGCACATGCATTTGATATGAAACAAAATCAGCAATGAACAGAAGATATTGGATTGGCATATTATAAGTTAAATTACCCAAGCTATGCATCTGTGCATTATAAATTCTTATTCAAGTTATTGTGTTAGTGGGTTGATTGATTTGTGCTCTCTTACATATTTAAAGTAGCATATGAGTTTGGTTGAGTTATATTCAGCAAATTTCTTTTACACCTTTACCAAACATTCTGAGTTGTAGGTATCTTGATCTTAATTTGGCTGGTACATAGCCTATAGATGCTTACTATTAGGGTAAGCTCTGAAGCGCCTCACAGTCGGGAGTGGTTACCTTGTTGGAAAACCTCAAAATAACAACTTAGTACTTGGGGAGTCTACATAAGTTTGGGTAAACACTTTTTACCATGAATAAACTCCCAATGACCAACGAAATAGTACAGATGAGAGCTGCCTTTTTAAAGTTTTCCAATGGCGCAGTTTTAGATTAGAATAGATTTGTGTAGCCTACTTTGTAGTAACTTATGTATAACCAGTGCTGGAATTTTGGGaggatttttttcatatacagaaattatataaaaatgtaattaaaaagCCCTGGAtatggtaaattttttttttgttttttgtttgtttttgttttttgtttcgaAGCTGTCATTTGCTAAATCACTAGTGCTAATTGCTCACATCTTTAGTTCTGACCAGAGTTTTAAGTTGGTTGTGTTTTATCTTTTTCTCCTGTGGGGTTGCTTGTCATGGAAAGAACTTTCCTCATGACTGCATGTAAGTCAGACATTTGTGAGCACAACTACACACCAAGTTTTGTGGAGAGAACTGGAAATATGAAAGTCTGCACAGGTTATTAAAGGACACAT
Above is a window of Liolophura sinensis isolate JHLJ2023 chromosome 7, CUHK_Ljap_v2, whole genome shotgun sequence DNA encoding:
- the LOC135471339 gene encoding uncharacterized protein LOC135471339 isoform X1, giving the protein MMDFKSFCMLFLVSLVIASCFCQSNGLSSLGTTGKCEPRDCSEQGRFPGDHSFPCLIGHKNECDRFNVQPARKPTRHIVPPRIAAVNVYQRYYPKYNKSFPVLNVTLILPNDVYSLNRTKAVKLSILDVSRSDYNYCRLFDFRNATFTEKDAAHPRLLRYPCFTGLDEEYAGTFRLSVVALPDKYEVEYYATVQTLTGKWKRSLLVWQPVGKKELQVMFERQENIREYRLTLYSYNKSDTFCGNRESSRKVQTKFAQNGSNTGAFKAEDNPKYMYFITITPLNCDPPCDTLTSYCLSLKGISDNLQVGKINSEEVNTEPVLPDSPKITRIGPGNDQATKTVLGVICGVVGGGLLVVLIIYLYGKKGKYFFISPAEPGRGVKQETTVLLLYSFDCTQHKNVVERLAFMLRQTFDFIVHFDLFELQQIDQISLLIWLQEKIDMSDFIIFVCSTGGRVQCNPSIKRLQLNENHPVENYFCTAVEKVTNIWREFKVPQENIAVVTMSYSNNGDIPAKLDRFHRFRIKHRKDLAPLYCYLKHTDKMPQDLQFSDDVEAFFSALQEANTYFEKNPEWIYKLLDKSYVDNKTPAPSSKRSKKAAAGPRLNNADVDQHCIQSDWCLHHDNKIISNQWSSQPNSIHSSESSCRYNMISSRSHECLSKKSMVEDLEAGACLLSSSRLRQGEFTDSDDSDGEETPSKNIPTSVDFHFEVRDSCSDSPGTQEYTSDSDSSDLLKNVENIHHGPNTEKIRKIVSPSYNYTPRPPICPWQSRDNHISSIPMVLRSPMEIHYCDPDNASVYLDMQMSDHQC
- the LOC135471339 gene encoding uncharacterized protein LOC135471339 isoform X3, whose product is MMDFKSFCMLFLVSLVIASCFCQSNGLSSLGTTGKCEPRDCSEQGRFPGDHSFPCLIGHKNECDRFNVQPARKPTRHIVPPRIAAVNVYQRYYPKYNKSFPVLNVTLILPNDVYSLNRTKAVKLSILDVSRSDYNYCRLFDFRNATFTEKDAAHPRLLRYPCFTGLDEEYAGTFRLSVVALPDKYEVEYYATVQTLTGKWKRSLLVWQPVGKKELQVMFERQENIREYRLTLYSYNKSDTFCGNRESSRKVQTKFAQNGSNTGAFKAEDNPKYMYFITITPLNCDPPCDTLTSYCLSLKGISDNLQVGKINSEEVNTEPVLPDSPKITRIGPGNDQATKTVLGVICGVVGGGLLVVLIIYLYDFFISPAEPGRGVKQETTVLLLYSFDCTQHKNVVERLAFMLRQTFDFIVHFDLFELQQIDQISLLIWLQEKIDMSDFIIFVCSTGGRVQCNPSIKRLQLNENHPVENYFCTAVEKVTNIWREFKVPQENIAVVTMSYSNNGDIPAKLDRFHRFRIKHRKDLAPLYCYLKHTDKMPQDLQFSDDVEAFFSALQEANTYFEKNPEWIYKLLDKSYVDNKTPAPSSKRSKKAAAGPRLNNADVDQHCIQSDWCLHHDNKIISNQWSSQPNSIHSSESSCRYNMISSRSHECLSKKSMVEDLEAGACLLSSSRLRQGEFTDSDDSDGEETPSKNIPTSVDFHFEVRDSCSDSPGTQEYTSDSDSSDLLKNVENIHHGPNTEKIRKIVSPSYNYTPRPPICPWQSRDNHISSIPMVLRSPMEIHYCDPDNASVYLDMQMSDHQC
- the LOC135471339 gene encoding uncharacterized protein LOC135471339 isoform X2, giving the protein MMDFKSFCMLFLVSLVIASCFCQSNGLSSLGTTGKCEPRDCSEQGRFPGDHSFPCLIGHKNECDRFNVQPARKPTRHIVPPRIAAVNVYQRYYPKYNKSFPVLNVTLILPNDVYSLNRTKAVKLSILDVSRSDYNYCRLFDFRNATFTEKDAAHPRLLRYPCFTGLDEEYAGTFRLSVVALPDKYEVEYYATVQTLTGKWKRSLLVWQPVGKKELQVMFERQENIREYRLTLYSYNKSDTFCGNRESSRKVQTKFAQNGSNTGAFKAEDNPKYMYFITITPLNCDPPCDTLTSYCLSLKGISDNLQVGKINSEEVNTEPDSPKITRIGPGNDQATKTVLGVICGVVGGGLLVVLIIYLYGKKGKYFFISPAEPGRGVKQETTVLLLYSFDCTQHKNVVERLAFMLRQTFDFIVHFDLFELQQIDQISLLIWLQEKIDMSDFIIFVCSTGGRVQCNPSIKRLQLNENHPVENYFCTAVEKVTNIWREFKVPQENIAVVTMSYSNNGDIPAKLDRFHRFRIKHRKDLAPLYCYLKHTDKMPQDLQFSDDVEAFFSALQEANTYFEKNPEWIYKLLDKSYVDNKTPAPSSKRSKKAAAGPRLNNADVDQHCIQSDWCLHHDNKIISNQWSSQPNSIHSSESSCRYNMISSRSHECLSKKSMVEDLEAGACLLSSSRLRQGEFTDSDDSDGEETPSKNIPTSVDFHFEVRDSCSDSPGTQEYTSDSDSSDLLKNVENIHHGPNTEKIRKIVSPSYNYTPRPPICPWQSRDNHISSIPMVLRSPMEIHYCDPDNASVYLDMQMSDHQC